The DNA window AGGCATCCCGCAACATGTTCTCGTCGCCGGTCTCGCGAACGATTGCCGGGATGGTCGCCAGCCCTGCCTCCTGCGCGGCCCGCCATCGCCGCTCCCCCATCACGATCTGGTACCTCGGAGTGGACTCGCCCGGCAGTGCCCGCACCACGATCGGCTGCATGAGCCCGAACTCACGAATGGAGTGCACGAGTTCGGCGAGTGCTTCTTCGTCGAAGACGTGGCGTGGCTGCTTGGGATTCGGTTCAATCGCCGACGGATCAATCTCGCGGTACACGGCACCCGAGACGTTAGGCTCGGGCTGGCCGCTGCCGTACATGACGTCGGCGGCGGCGTCACCCATCCGACCGAGGGACGATTCGCCATCGGACGGACCGGTGGGAATGAGCGATGCCAGCCCGCGCCCGAGTCCGCTGCGCTTGCCCTTGGGTTGAGTCATCCGTGTCTCCTCATCGGTGCCACCTACTCTTCGCGCAAGCGCTCATGGCGCCCCTTCCTCTTCGCGCAACCGCTCATCGGCGCCATCTTCTCTTCGCGCAACCGCTCATCGGCGCCATCTTCTCTTCGCGCAACCGCTCATCGGCGTGCCGCGATTTCGCGGCTCGCGTCCAGGTAGCTCATCGCACCCCGCGAACCCGGGTCGTAGTCGAGAATCGTCATGCCATACCCGGGCGCCTCGGACACCTTGACGCTGCGCGGAATCACGGTGCGCAACACCTTGTCGCCGAAGTGAGCTCGGACGTCGTCGGCTACCTGATCAGCCAGCCTCGTCCGTCCGTCGTACATCGTCAGGATCACCGTCGAAACGTTGAGGTCCGGATTGAGGTGCGCCTTGACCATCTCGATATTGCGCAACAGCTGACCCACCCCCTCGAGGGCGTAGTACTCGCATTGGATGGGGATCAGCACCTCTGGCGCGGCCACGAGGGCGTTGATCGTGAGCAACCCCAGCGACGGGGGGCAGTCGATGAAGACGTAATCGAAGCCGTGGTCCTTGAGCCCGGCGAGCGCCCCGCGCAGTCGCCCTTCACGCGCGACCATACTGACCAACTCGATCTCGGCGCCGGCGAGGTCGATGGTCGCAGGCAAGCAATACAGCCGCTCGCTGTGCGGGCTGCGCTGGAGGGCGGCGTCCAGCGGAATCTCACCGATCAGCACCTCATAGGAGGACGGTGTGCCTTCGCGGTGTTCGACGCCGAGCGCAGTGCTGGCGTTGCCCTGGGGATCGAGATCGATCACCAGAACCTGCAGTCCTTGGAGCGCGAGCGCGGCGGCGATGTTCACCGCTGTGGTCGTCTTGCCCACCCCGCCCTTTTGGTTGGCGATGGTGAAGACACGCTGGTGCTCCGGGCGCGGGAGTCCACTCTTGGCGGCGGTGTGCAGCAGGCGCACCGCCCGCTCGGCTTCGGCGCCAATCGGGGTGTCCGCGGCGGGCGGGTCGGGCCACTCTTCGGCGGGCGCAGGCCCGCCCTCCCATGTTTCACGTGAAACATGCGGCTGGCTTGTTTCACGTGAAACATCGCGCGGGGTCGGTTCGGCAGCGGCCGACGGAACACCCTTCGGAACACGACTCACCCCCGCGTCCCGTCCATCGATCGGTGGTCGGACGGACTCCGCCGACGCGCCACGACGACGGTCGCGGGAGGATCCAAGACGTCCGCGCAGCATTTTCTCACCCTCACATCGACGGCTCCGAGGGATGCCAGCACACGCCGGTGCTCATCGGCCTCCCCTTCGGCACGCTCTCCCTTAATGGCCAACATCTCGCCCCCTGGACGCAGCAGAGGCATGCTCCACTTCGCGACCTTGTCCAGGGACGCCACCGCCCTGGAGGTCACCGCATCCATCTCCCCCACCTCTTCTCGCACCGATCGCTCTTCGGCCCTGCCGCGCACAACCGTCACGTCGATCGCGAGCTCATCGATGACCTCGCGAAGGAAGTCGCTGCGCCGAAGCAGAGGTTCGATGAGCGTCACCCGAAGGTCGGGGCGAGCCAACGCCAACGGTATCCCGGGCAGGCTGGCTCCACTACCTATGTCGGCGACTCGCGCGTTCTGGGGCAGCAATTCCGCGATCGCCGCGCTGTTGAGTAAGTGGCGGTCCCAAAGTCTGTCGACTTCTCTCGGGCCGATCAATCCACGCTCCACACCGGCGCCCGCCAAGATCTCGGCGTAGCGTCGCGCCCCCGCCAGTCCGGTTCCGAACAAGATGTCGGCGGCTTGCGGGGCTGCCGACACCTCGTCATGTTTCACGTGAAACATCCTCCGGATCTTCGCGGGGCCGACACGTCGGAAGCGAACGAACTACACAGATGTAACTCGGACTCAGTCGATGAGAACTAGTCGACCAGACCTCAGTCGACCAGAACGACGACGCGGCGGGAAGGCTCCACGCCCTCACTCTCGCTGTGCACACCATCCACAGCCGCGACGGCGTCGTGCACGATCTTGCGCTCGAACGGCGTCATGGGCGAGAGCTCCTCGCGCTCACCCGACTCGAGCACGCGTCGTGCCACCTTTTCGCCCAGCGCTGCCAACTCATCGCGGCGTCCCCGCCGCCAGCGGGCAATGTCGAGCATCAGCCGGCTTCGCTCACCGGTCTTCTGGTGCACCGCCAGCCGCGTCAACTCCTGCAGCGCGTCGAGCACCTCACCCTTCCTGCCGACCAACTTGTTGAGGTCGGTACCGCCGTCGATGCTCACGATGGCGCGCTCCCCTTCGACATCGAGATCGATGTCGCCGTCGAAGTCGAGCAGGTCCAACAACTCCTCGAGATAGTCGCCGGCGATCTCACCCTCGGCGACCAACCGGTCCTCCAGGTCCTCCGAAGGAGGCGCCGTGTTCTCCTCGTCGGTCGTCTCGTCGACTAGTTCCTCGCTGCGCTCGGTCGTCTCAGCGTCAGTCATATGCATCTCCCTCATCTCCGGTCTGCACCGGTCGTCTTCGGGTTGACCCACAGCCCTCCGGCCGCGGGTGCCCCAGCGCTACCTACTGCCCGACGGTCAGCGCTTACGTTTCTTGGGCCGCGCACCCGGCCGCGGCGCGGCCCCCGGACGTGGTTTTCCACTGCCGGTGCCCGACACGGTCTTACCCGGGCTCGAGCCCGTCCCCTTGCCATCCGACGATCCGTTTTCCGCCACCGGCTCGTCGAGCTCCACCCCGTCGCTCGCCGTGATCTCGGCCTGCTCGCTCGCCGTCTTGGACCGCTTCTTCGGCTTTGCGCCGGGCGGTGGCGCGTTCTGCGAACGCCGTTCCTTCGCCTCGAGCTTCTTGGCTTCTTCCTCTTTCTCGATCATCCCGAACACATAATGCTGCTGTCCGAACGTCCAGATGTTGTTCGCGAGCCAGTACATGATGATGGCCAGCGGCAGGAAAGGACCGCCCGCGACGACGCCCAGCGGGAAGACGTACAGCGCGAGTCGGTTCATCATCGCGGTCTGCGGATTAGCCGCTGCCTCAGGACTCTGGCGGGCTACCGACGCTCGGCTGTTGAAGTAGGTGGCGACGCCGGCCAGGATCATCATCGGCACACCGACGCCGATGACCGCGTACCGGTTGAATTCCGTGAACGCCTCAAGGCCGTGCTGCTGAATCATTGTCGCGCCCAGCGGCGCCCCGAACAGGTTGGCGTCCAGAAAATGGCGCACATCCTCCGCGCTGAAGACGTAGTTGCCGAGTTGCGCGTTCTGCTCCACCGACAACCCCAGCCGGCCAATGCCCGTCTGGGTCCGGTTGAACGACATCAGCACGTGATAGAGCCCGAGGAAGACCGGGAGCTGAGCCAGCATCGGTAGACACCCGAGGATCGGGTTGAATCCGTGCTCCTTCTGGAGCTTCTGCATCTCCATCGCCATCCGCTGGCGATCCTTGCCGTACTTCTTCTGCAGCGCCTTGATCTGGGGCTGCAACTCCTGCATCTGCCGCGTGGTGCGGATCTGCTTGACGAAGGGCTTGTAGAGGATCGCGCGCAGGGTGAACACCAGGAACATGACCGACAGCGCCCAGGCGAAGAAGTTCGACGGCCCGAGGACGAAGGCGAACGCCTTGTACCAGGCCCACATGATCGCCGACACCGGGTAGTAAATGATGTCCAGGCTGAACCAACTAAACACGCGTCTCGCTCTCTGCTCGCGATGCCTGGGTGCCCCACACATCGTCGGCTGCGTCCGGATCCATCCGGAGCTCGTCTGCGCCTGCGCACAATTCATGTCCGCCGCCGCGACGCTCCGGTATCGGGTCCCATCCTCCCCTATGCCACGGACCGCACTTCAGCAGCCGCACCACTGCCAACCATCCACCCTTCACCGCGCCGTACTCGGTGAGCGCATCGACTGCGTACTGACTACACGTCGGCACGAAGCGGCACGTCGCCGGACGCAGCGGGGAAACCATGTGCCGGTACAGCTGGATGACATAGACCAGAGCGCGCGCGGCCGACCCCGTCATCGGGCTGCCCCACTCTTGGAAAGCGCACGGCGCAACGCCGTCCGCAGTTCTTGTTCGAGTCGCGCCGAGATCGCATGGCGGCTGCCGGGCAATGCCCGAATTACGACGCGATCTGCGGGGTGTAGATCGTCAATGACCGTGCGCGCCACGTGACGAAGCCGACGGGCTACTCGATGGCGTTGTACGGCACCGCCGACGGATTTCGACACGACCAGACCGATCCGGGGACCGTCCGCTTCGGCATCGCGCATCGTGTGCACGACGAGATCGGGCTGCACTGCCCGCACCCCTTGACTGACCGTGGCACCGAACTCGGACGACCGCGTCATCCGGTACCGCGCCGGAAGCACCGCGCTAGATCCCGCTAGAACTCACGCCGGAATCACGCAGTCAGCTTGCGGCGACCCTTGGTACGCCGGCTCGACACGATCGCCCGGCCAGCCCGGGTCCGCATCCGCAGCCGGAA is part of the Mycolicibacterium tusciae JS617 genome and encodes:
- the rpmH gene encoding 50S ribosomal protein L34; its protein translation is MAKGKRTFQPNNRRRARVHGFRLRMRTRAGRAIVSSRRTKGRRKLTA
- the rsmG gene encoding 16S rRNA (guanine(527)-N(7))-methyltransferase RsmG, producing the protein MKHDEVSAAPQAADILFGTGLAGARRYAEILAGAGVERGLIGPREVDRLWDRHLLNSAAIAELLPQNARVADIGSGASLPGIPLALARPDLRVTLIEPLLRRSDFLREVIDELAIDVTVVRGRAEERSVREEVGEMDAVTSRAVASLDKVAKWSMPLLRPGGEMLAIKGERAEGEADEHRRVLASLGAVDVRVRKCCADVLDPPATVVVARRRSPSDHRSMDGTRG
- a CDS encoding ParA family protein yields the protein MSRVPKGVPSAAAEPTPRDVSRETSQPHVSRETWEGGPAPAEEWPDPPAADTPIGAEAERAVRLLHTAAKSGLPRPEHQRVFTIANQKGGVGKTTTAVNIAAALALQGLQVLVIDLDPQGNASTALGVEHREGTPSSYEVLIGEIPLDAALQRSPHSERLYCLPATIDLAGAEIELVSMVAREGRLRGALAGLKDHGFDYVFIDCPPSLGLLTINALVAAPEVLIPIQCEYYALEGVGQLLRNIEMVKAHLNPDLNVSTVILTMYDGRTRLADQVADDVRAHFGDKVLRTVIPRSVKVSEAPGYGMTILDYDPGSRGAMSYLDASREIAARR
- a CDS encoding protein jag, producing MTDAETTERSEELVDETTDEENTAPPSEDLEDRLVAEGEIAGDYLEELLDLLDFDGDIDLDVEGERAIVSIDGGTDLNKLVGRKGEVLDALQELTRLAVHQKTGERSRLMLDIARWRRGRRDELAALGEKVARRVLESGEREELSPMTPFERKIVHDAVAAVDGVHSESEGVEPSRRVVVLVD
- the yidD gene encoding membrane protein insertion efficiency factor YidD, translated to MTGSAARALVYVIQLYRHMVSPLRPATCRFVPTCSQYAVDALTEYGAVKGGWLAVVRLLKCGPWHRGGWDPIPERRGGGHELCAGADELRMDPDAADDVWGTQASRAESETRV
- the rnpA gene encoding ribonuclease P protein component, producing the protein MLPARYRMTRSSEFGATVSQGVRAVQPDLVVHTMRDAEADGPRIGLVVSKSVGGAVQRHRVARRLRHVARTVIDDLHPADRVVIRALPGSRHAISARLEQELRTALRRALSKSGAAR
- the yidC gene encoding membrane protein insertase YidC, coding for MFSWFSLDIIYYPVSAIMWAWYKAFAFVLGPSNFFAWALSVMFLVFTLRAILYKPFVKQIRTTRQMQELQPQIKALQKKYGKDRQRMAMEMQKLQKEHGFNPILGCLPMLAQLPVFLGLYHVLMSFNRTQTGIGRLGLSVEQNAQLGNYVFSAEDVRHFLDANLFGAPLGATMIQQHGLEAFTEFNRYAVIGVGVPMMILAGVATYFNSRASVARQSPEAAANPQTAMMNRLALYVFPLGVVAGGPFLPLAIIMYWLANNIWTFGQQHYVFGMIEKEEEAKKLEAKERRSQNAPPPGAKPKKRSKTASEQAEITASDGVELDEPVAENGSSDGKGTGSSPGKTVSGTGSGKPRPGAAPRPGARPKKRKR